In Carya illinoinensis cultivar Pawnee chromosome 10, C.illinoinensisPawnee_v1, whole genome shotgun sequence, one DNA window encodes the following:
- the LOC122279755 gene encoding umecyanin-like: MAAMLRMVVVALFIISVSLGGKWVGAQVHHVVGDDRGWDPASDLSSWSSGKIFRVGDKIWFTYSSAQESIAELKSKEEYEACDVSNPIKMYTDGLESISLDGEGVRYFASSKADSCRNGLKVHVEVLPQGGPEIPKVAASKGTVWAVADGPTTPSGSAHLMGSLILLAVGFLCYVVGI; this comes from the exons ATGGCTGCAATGTTGAGGATGGTGGTTGTTGCTCTGTTTATCATCTCTGTGAGCCTCGGAGGGAAATGGGTCGGAGCCCAAGTGCATCATGTGGTCGGAGACGACCGTGGCTGGGACCCTGCTTCCGACTTATCTTCCTGGTCCTCCGGTAAAATCTTCAGGGTCGGAGACAAAATCt GGTTCACGTACTCGTCAGCACAGGAAAGCATCGCTGAACTGAAGAGCAAGGAAGAATACGAGGCGTGCGATGTAAGCAACCCTATAAAGATGTACACGGACGGCTTGGAGAGCATTTCACTGGACGGAGAAGGAGTCCGCTACTTTGCGAGCAGCAAGGCCGACAGTTGCAGGAATGGTCTTAAGGTACACGTGGAGGTGCTGCCTCAGGGAGGACCTGAAATCCCAAAAGTGGCCGCATCAAAGGGCACAGTTTGGGCTGTAGCTGATGGGCCCACAACTCCTTCTGGCTCAGCCCATCTAATGGGGAGCCTTATCCTTTTAGCCGTTGGATTTCTTTGCTATGTTGTAGGTATTTGA